The following are from one region of the Aspergillus chevalieri M1 DNA, chromosome 1, nearly complete sequence genome:
- a CDS encoding uncharacterized protein (COG:S;~EggNog:ENOG410PPW6;~InterPro:IPR036236,IPR013087;~PFAM:PF00096): MRRTSATLDIPLPITYTPTTHRISKAKKGKRVHACQYPGCEKVFTRAEHRRRHELNHNPEALFRCTYSECQRTFHRQDLLNRHIERHELDAQMEHAARWKQTQLPVAPQPYPSKNLMPTPFDSNMFLPTPQQSTSTSMSIDSLVTPEIRLDLTNDQPFQWDGLDFPLYPQQPSLLRSPMPEPIDDNSSFYSYPESCASPSSSGGATFLSSRPGSSLSSTPATTMESYQENYPEPILDCGLTSSPLPLQADLPPLDFSGVDISWSDIEPLSLDGDFAPQPLQYNTAPAWTLPQEESDPQQYAAKSFFF, translated from the exons TCGGACCAGTGCAACCTTGGACATTCCCCTTCCGATCACCTACACTCCCACCACCCACCGCATCAGCAAAGCAAAGAAGGGAAAGCGTGTGCATGCCTGCCAGTATCCTGGCTGTGAAAAGGTGTTTACCAGAGCCGAACATCGGAG ACGCCATGAGCTGAACCACAACCCTGAGGCCCTTTTCCGTTGTACCTACTCTGAGTGCCAGAGAACATTCCACCGTCAGGATTTGCTTAATCGCCACATTGAGCGACA TGAGCTCGATGCTCAGATGGAACACGCAGCCCGTTGGAAGCAAACCCAACTTCCTGTCGCACCCCAACCTTATCCTTCCAAGAACCTCATGCCTACGCCCTTCGACTCCAACATGTTCCTGCCTACACCACAACAGTCGACCTCGACTTCTATGTCCATCGACTCCCTCGTCACCCCCGAAATCCGCCTAGACCTTACCAACGATCAACCCTTCCAATGGGATGGTCTCGACTTTCCTTTGTACCCTCAGCAGCCTTCTCTGCTTCGGAGCCCTATGCCTGAGCCCATCGACGACAACTCTTCTTTCTACTCGTACCCCGAGTCCTGCGCTTCCCCGTCCTCCTCTGGGGGTGCTACATTCCTTTCTTCTCGCCCAGGCTCCTCGCTCTCCTCCACACCGGCTACGACGATGGAATCATATCAAGAAAATTACCCCGAGCCCATCCTCGATTGCGGCTTGACTTCCTCACCATTGCCTCTGCAGGCGGACTTGCCGCCATTGGATTTCTCCGGTGTCGATATTTCGTGGTCGGATATTGAGCCTCTTTCGCTTGATGGGGATTTTGCGCCTCAG CCCCTACAATACAACACCGCCCCTGCATGGACACTTCCCCAAGAGGAATCCGACCCGCAGCAATACGCAGCGAAGTCATTCTTCTTCTAG